A genomic region of Bactrocera dorsalis isolate Fly_Bdor chromosome 3, ASM2337382v1, whole genome shotgun sequence contains the following coding sequences:
- the LOC105223065 gene encoding C-type lectin 37Db — protein MDAQSLQLKRNALMMHQTKYVFLLFLLVNSTVYTTCSTAVQEGEDVDLHPFVKVGTKYYLVSTLALELNWFAAAHFCRSYDSDLLTIESLAEKNALFSHLKQMQISHMRTWTSSNDLAEEGMYMSLNSGRLMLYTFWEENEPNNADASEDCVEVSLIDDSFTMNDNNCYKGRKHIICEKHLSLKARDSATKSESNCEDKVRNCGLKKLIEVYQQSAHILNCRE, from the exons ATGGACGCGCAGTCACTTCAACTTAAACGAAACGCTTTAATGATGCAtcaaacaaaatatgtttttttgctCTTTCTTTTGGTGAATTCCACAGTATATACTACATGTAGTACAGCGGTTCAAGAAG GCGAAGATGTGGACTTACACCCGTTCGTTAAAGTTGGTACCAAGTATTATTTGGTGTCGACTCTGGCCTTAGAG CTGAATTGGTTCGCAGCTGCTCATTTTTGTCGTTCATACGACAGTGATTTGCTAACGATTGAATCGTTGGCTGAAAAGAACGCTTTATTTTCGCACTTAAAGCAGATGCAGATTAGTCATATGCGTACTTGGACAAGTAGCAATGATTTGGCGGAGGAAGGAATGTACATGTCGCTGAATAGTGGACGTTTAATGCTTTATACATTCTGGGAAGAGAACGAACCGAACAATGCGGACGCTTCGGAGGATTGTGTAGAAGTCTCGCTTATCGACGATAGCTTTACTATGAACGATAATAATTGTTATAAAGGACGAAAGCATATTATTTGCGAAAAGCATTTGTCGTTAAAAGCTCGTGATTCCGCCACAAAATCGGAATCAAACTGTGAGGATAAAGTACGAAATTGTGGTTTGAAAAAACTCATAGAAGTATATCAACAATCTGCACATATATTAAACTGCAGGGAATAA